The Desulfovibrio sp. G11 region ACAACCGGCAGGCGTGCCTTCTGTCTTGGCGTGACGCAAACCTTGCCTGTCCGCAGCGTCAATGATTTTTCGCGCCGCCTCAATGGCTTTATCCACAAGCAGTTCGGTTTCAGGCCGCGGGATGAGTGTGTGGGGCGTGACGGCAAAATCGCGCCCATAAAATTCTTTGCTGCCCGTGATATGGGCCAGCGGTTCTCCGGCGGCGCGGCGGGCCAGCAGGGTGTTCAGTGTCTGGATTTCGTGGGCGCTCAACTGTCGCCCGGCGTACATGACGCAGCCAACGCGGTCAAGCTGCAGCACTTTTTCCACCAGTACCTGCGCGCAAAGGCGGGGGCTGTCTACCCCCGCCTTTTGCAATGTTTGCGCAGCTTCAATCAGATATTGACGCAGACGCACCGTTTTCAGGCTCCGGCTTCTGCGGTGGGCAGTTCGTCCCCGGTTTTGTCCTTCCGGCGTCGTGCCGGGGCCGCAGGTTTGGCCGGGCGGGCAGCCACCACATCCTTTTTCCCGGCGGCCGCCTTGCTTTTGCCACCTTTATCGCCAGCCTGCCCTGCGCCAGATGCGCCGCCCTTACCGCTTTTACCTTCAAAAACCAGGGGCAGCAGTTCATCGTAATGGTGTACAGGGTGTACGGTGATACGTTTGAGCAGTTCCTTGGGCACGTCTTCAAGGTCCTTGGTATTTTGCCACGGAATGACAACATGTTTCAGTCCGCGCGCCACACCGGCCAGGATTTTTTCCTTGATGCCGCCCACGGGCAGCACCCGGCCCTGAAGGGTAATTTCGCCGGTCATGCACAGGTCAGCGCGTACGCGGTGGCCGTTGAGGGCCGAAATCAGGGCTGTGGTGAGCGTTACGCCTGCAGAAGGGCCATCCTTGGGCGTGGCCCCTGCGGGCACGTGCACATGGATGTCGTATTCCGACACGAAGGACGGATCCACTCCCAGTTCTTCAGCGCGACTGCGTATGTAGCTCAGGGCGGCCTGGGCGCTTTCTTTCATGACATCGCCCAGTTGACCTGTAAGGGTGAGGCCGCCCTTGCCCTTCATCACCGTGGCTTCCACAGTGAGAACTTCCCCGCCGGCCGGGGTCCAGGCCAGGCCCAGAGCCATGCCGGGCATGAGTTTTTTTTCTTTTTCGTCTTCAATAAAGCGGGGTGCGCCCAGCAGCTTTTCTACATCTGCGGTGCTGACCCTGAAAGGCCCCTTTTTGCCTTCAGCCTTGCGGCGGGCCAGTTTGCGGCATATGGAGGACAACTCGCGCTCCAGGTTGCGCAGGCCCGCTTCGCGCGTGTACTCACGTATGACTTTTTCCAGGGCCGCATCGTCCAGCGTTACATCCTTTTCCTGCAGGCCGTTTTCCTTGATCTTTTTAGGCAAAAGATGCTTGCGGGCGATCTCGGCCTTTTCCTGCATGGTGTAGCCGGGCAGGGTGATGACCTCCATGCGGTCGCGCAGGGGGGCCGGGATGGTTTCCAGATGGTTGGCCGTACACAGGAACATGGCCTTGGAAAGATCAAAGGGCACGTTCAGGTAATGGTCGCTGAAAGTGTGGTTCTGTTCCGGGTCCAGCACTTCCAGCAGGGCGGATGAGGGGTCGCCCCTGAAGTCCGCGCCGAGCTTGTCCACTTCGTCCAGCACAATGACGGGGTTGCGTGTCCCCGCCTGCTTGAGGCTCTGGATGATGCGGCCGGGCATGGCGCCGATATAGGTGCGCCTGTGCCCGCGTATTTCGGCCTCGTCGTGCATGCCGCCCAGGGACAGACGCTGGAACTTGCGACCCAGCGCGCGGGCGACGGAGCGTCCGAGGGACGTTTTGCCCACGCCGGGAGGACCCGCAAAGCAGAGGATCGGCCCTTTGGATTGCGGATTGAGCTTGCGTACGCTCAGGAATTCGAGAATGCGGTCCTTGATTTTTTCCAGACCACAGTGGTCTTCATCCAGGATCTGCTTGGCGTGGGCTATGTCCAGCCTGTCGCGCGAGAGTTTTTTCCAGGGCAGTTCCGCCAGCCAGTCCAGATAGGTACGCACCACGTTGGCCTCGGAAGAGTCCGCGTGCATGCCGGCCAGACGGCGCAACTGCTTGTCGGCCTCCTTGCGCACGTCCTTGGGCATGCCGGCCTTGTCCAGGGCGGCCCGCAGGCTTTCCAGCTCTTCTTCTCCCTCATCGTCCTTGTCGCCAAGTTCGCTGCGGATGGCCTTGAGCTGTTCGCGCAAAAAGTAGTCTTTTTGCGCTTTGTCCATGCCTTCGCGTGCCGAGCTCTGAATGCGGGCCTGCACTGTGGCTACCTCAACCTCGCGCTGCAACTGGGTGTTGACCAGCATGAGGCGGTCCAGCGGGTCTTCCGTTTCAAGAATCTGCTGCGCGTCGGCCGTCTTCATGCGCATGTTGGCGGCGATGAGGTCGGCCAGACGGCCGGGATCATCCACGCCTTGCAGCACTGCCAGCACGTCCGGTGAAGAAAGCCCGCGCAGGGACAGCACTTTTTCGCTCTGCTCGCGCACGGAGCGCAGCAGGGCCTCAACAGTGGCGTCTACCTTGGGGGTGGCTTCGGGCAGGGTTTCAATGTGGGCCTCAAGGAAAGGCTCCACCTGGCTGAATTCACGCACACGGGCACGGCTGACGCCCTGCACCAGGATTTTTACCCGCGAGTCGGGCATCTTGAGCATGCGCATGACCTGCACCACGGTACCCACCTGATAGATATCTTCGGGACCGGGGTCTTCGGTGGCTTCTTCTTTTTGTGCGCAGACAAGCAGATGCCGACCGCTCTTGAGGGCCGCCTCAACGGCCTGAACGGATTTTTCGCGTCCGATAAAGAGCGGCAGGATCATGTAATTGAAAATAACCACATCGCGCACGGGCAGGATGGGCAGAGTATCGGGAATGCTCTGCATGGCGGCGGCGAGGCCGCCCTCGCTTTCGGCCAGGTCGTGCCCGGGATTTTCCACCGCGCGCGGATCTTCGTTTTCGATGCCAGGCCCGGTGTCGGAATCAGGCCCGCTCATGTGCAACAAATAGTTCTTGTCGTTGTAATCGGCCATATATTCTCCCTGACTGCCTATATGGTCTGCATCTGTGTGATGCTGTAGCAGTCTCCCTCTGTAACAATAACGTGATCAAGAAAACGCAGGCCCAGTTGCGGCGCAAGCCTTTGCAGTTCTGCGGTAAAGGTCTTGTCCGCCTCCGAAGGGGCAGGATTGCCGCCGGGGTGGTTGTGCACCACGATAATGCCGCTGGCCTTGCGCAACAGCGCCGCTTCAAACACGTCTCTTGGCTGTACGGGAACCTCGGCCACGCCGCCCTGGCGCAAGCGTTCCCAGGCCGTAAGCCTGTTGCGCTGGTCTACCAGAGCCAGCCAGCATTCCTCATGGGGGCAGCCGGCCAGTCGGCTTTGGGCCATACGGGCCACCGCCTGTGGGGTGGCAAGAACCTCGCGCTTGCGCACGGCCGAGTCCGTATAGCGGCTATAGGTTTCGCGCAGAGCCGTGAAAAAGGTCATGAGTCCCGGTCCAAAGCCGGGTACGGCCAGAAGTTCATCAGGTCTCGCGTCCATAACGCCCCGGATGCCGCCAAAACGGCGCAGCAGTTCCTTGGCCAGGGGTTTGGTGTCCTTGCGTGTGAGACTGTACCCCAAGAGCAGCTCCAGAACCTCATAATCCGCCATTCCGGCGGGATCGCGCTCAAAGCGCTCACGCAGTCTGGCCCGGTGGCCTGTGTGCGATGGTATGGAACCTGACGTTGTTGTCATAAGGTAAGCAGTCTTGAAGGTTATGCAAGAGGGTAGGGGAATGGCTACAGGGAAATTATCGTTTCAGAGGGCAAAAAACAAGGCGTAAGGCCCGCCCGGGAGGCGCTCACGCGCGGCCTTGCACCTGGGCAAAAAGGGCCGTCATGCGGGCGGCCAGAAAGTCCAGGCTCTGGTCCGGGCTGCGGCGTCCGCTTTTGACCTGAAGTTCGGCGTCTACTATCAGGGACATACCCTGGGCGATGGCCGCCGGGCCAAGCCGCCGGGCAAGCTGCTTTTTGGCAGAGGCGTCCTGCGGTCGCATGCGCGGGTTTTCTCCGGCCTGGCACTGCCACAGGAGGCGCATTTCGCGGGCCAGCAGGGCCAGCAGGGAAAAGAGCAGGCTGTCGCCGTCCTTGTTGCGCGCAAGTTCTTTCCATACGGCGGCCAGGTTGCCCGCCTGCATGTGCCGGATGCAGGCAAAAACATCGCATTCCGGACTCCAGGAGGCAGTGGAAATCATGGCCAGACTGACGGTGCCGTCGTCTTTCTGCTCCTGTGCACTGTCTGCCATGGCGCGGCACAGCAGAATCAGCTTGTCCAGTTCATTTTCTATGGCCAGAGCATCAGGCGGCACGGAGGCGCAAAACTGTTCGAGAGCGTCAGGGGCAAAGCGCAAGCCCAGCGCCTGACAGCGTTGCAGCACATATTTTCGCACCGTGCGCTCGCCAAGCCCCTCCTGCCGCCATATCCAGCCTTTTTTATCGGCAAAGGCCATGCAGGGAAGTTTGCCCAGGTGGGCGGGGATTTTGGGCTGGCCGCGCTCCCAGTTGACTTCAAGGCAAAAAAAGGGCCAGCACTGGTCAGATGGCCGGGCCAGGGCGTGGGAAATTTTTTTCCACACAGCGGCGGGCCACAGGTTGGCCTGACGCACCACCAGAGCGCGGGGCGCGCCGAAAAGGCCCTGCAGGGTAAGGTGCTCCCAG contains the following coding sequences:
- a CDS encoding JAB domain-containing protein produces the protein MTTTSGSIPSHTGHRARLRERFERDPAGMADYEVLELLLGYSLTRKDTKPLAKELLRRFGGIRGVMDARPDELLAVPGFGPGLMTFFTALRETYSRYTDSAVRKREVLATPQAVARMAQSRLAGCPHEECWLALVDQRNRLTAWERLRQGGVAEVPVQPRDVFEAALLRKASGIIVVHNHPGGNPAPSEADKTFTAELQRLAPQLGLRFLDHVIVTEGDCYSITQMQTI
- a CDS encoding DNA polymerase III subunit delta, whose product is MSTTRPGFSLLVCPDGQLLRDHLARQLSAYPPAADGGLLPQNAPVQWERHVYWGDEEPPQGFWEHLTLQGLFGAPRALVVRQANLWPAAVWKKISHALARPSDQCWPFFCLEVNWERGQPKIPAHLGKLPCMAFADKKGWIWRQEGLGERTVRKYVLQRCQALGLRFAPDALEQFCASVPPDALAIENELDKLILLCRAMADSAQEQKDDGTVSLAMISTASWSPECDVFACIRHMQAGNLAAVWKELARNKDGDSLLFSLLALLAREMRLLWQCQAGENPRMRPQDASAKKQLARRLGPAAIAQGMSLIVDAELQVKSGRRSPDQSLDFLAARMTALFAQVQGRA